A single genomic interval of Planktothrix sp. FACHB-1365 harbors:
- a CDS encoding SpoIIE family protein phosphatase has product MSRGDGRKLKLMVVDDEPDNLDLLFRTFRRDFQVFKADSALKALQILDDEGEMAVIISDQRMPEMNGTEFLGKTVERFPDTIRILLTGYTDVEDLVEAINSGQVFKYITKPWNPEELKSVIQQASETYNFFKQRTNTLRRALRRESLYNDVVSALRESLDYSSMLQTIVRTLGETFNATGCCIRSVEEGKLSVQTFSFGGEGETVQSWLSQLEIPMQGVLESRETQIQQGQNQPNNINEIILPLTYQHDLLAVLALYQENSSSPWSEDDIQLLEVVSEQASLALSQAKLYQRTVELAEQMRNELKVASQIQNNLLRQSWPEFDTFRVQACCHPAREVGGDFFEVFIHPQGDIWVALGDVSGKGVPAALFMASAISVMRRELSQETSPEPDQVMQNLNSILSDDLVSNNHFITMVLARYTPSTGHLAYANAGHIYPLVWSHQAIREGANRTPSSVQVEPTFLKTRGIPLGILPVWRGKGDSFTINPGEVFLVTSDGITEATVVQETTDGSPAIRSMLQQEGLWKLLQQQEQLNLDGLLAAIREHNPVQEDDQTILSLEVLLTDEN; this is encoded by the coding sequence ATGAGTCGGGGAGATGGTCGAAAGCTGAAACTCATGGTCGTCGATGACGAACCAGACAACTTAGATTTGTTGTTTCGGACATTTCGCCGGGACTTCCAAGTGTTCAAGGCCGACAGTGCCCTCAAAGCTCTGCAAATTCTCGACGACGAGGGTGAAATGGCGGTGATTATTTCTGATCAACGGATGCCAGAAATGAACGGAACCGAATTTCTCGGCAAAACCGTTGAACGTTTCCCAGACACCATTCGGATTCTGTTAACTGGATATACGGATGTTGAAGACCTGGTGGAAGCGATTAACTCTGGTCAAGTTTTCAAATACATCACCAAACCTTGGAACCCTGAAGAACTCAAGTCTGTAATTCAACAGGCTTCTGAAACTTACAATTTCTTCAAACAACGAACCAATACTCTGCGGCGCGCTCTGCGTCGGGAATCTCTCTATAACGATGTCGTCAGTGCTCTGCGAGAGTCCCTCGACTACTCCAGTATGCTACAGACGATTGTTCGGACATTGGGAGAAACCTTTAATGCAACAGGCTGCTGTATTCGTTCCGTAGAAGAGGGTAAACTTTCGGTTCAAACCTTTTCTTTTGGCGGAGAAGGAGAGACTGTCCAAAGTTGGTTATCTCAACTGGAAATCCCCATGCAAGGGGTATTAGAAAGTCGAGAAACTCAAATTCAACAAGGGCAAAATCAGCCGAATAACATCAATGAAATTATTTTACCCCTGACCTATCAGCATGACTTACTGGCGGTTTTAGCCTTATATCAAGAAAACAGTTCATCTCCTTGGTCAGAGGATGATATTCAACTGTTGGAGGTGGTTTCCGAACAAGCGTCTTTAGCTTTGTCTCAAGCCAAACTCTATCAACGCACGGTAGAGTTAGCCGAACAAATGCGGAACGAACTCAAAGTTGCCAGTCAAATTCAAAATAATCTTTTGCGTCAAAGTTGGCCAGAGTTTGACACCTTTCGGGTACAAGCTTGTTGTCATCCGGCGCGGGAAGTGGGGGGAGATTTCTTTGAAGTCTTTATTCATCCTCAAGGGGATATTTGGGTGGCCTTGGGAGATGTCTCTGGGAAAGGGGTTCCAGCCGCTTTATTTATGGCGAGTGCGATTTCGGTGATGCGTCGGGAACTGTCTCAGGAAACGTCCCCTGAACCCGATCAAGTCATGCAGAATCTTAATAGTATTTTGTCAGATGATTTAGTCAGTAATAATCACTTTATTACAATGGTTTTGGCTCGTTATACCCCGTCTACGGGGCATCTCGCCTATGCCAATGCTGGACATATTTATCCCTTAGTCTGGTCACATCAAGCCATTAGGGAGGGGGCAAATCGCACTCCTTCATCGGTGCAGGTTGAACCGACGTTTCTCAAGACTCGTGGCATTCCGTTGGGAATTCTGCCTGTCTGGAGAGGCAAAGGAGACAGTTTCACGATTAATCCTGGGGAGGTCTTCTTAGTGACCAGTGATGGTATTACTGAAGCTACAGTGGTGCAGGAAACAACGGATGGTAGCCCCGCCATTCGATCGATGTTGCAACAGGAGGGACTTTGGAAGTTACTCCAACAACAAGAACAGCTAAATTTAGATGGTTTATTAGCGGCTATCCGCGAACATAATCCCGTTCAGGAAGATGATCAAACTATACTCTCTCTGGAGGTTTTGTTGACTGATGAAAACTGA
- a CDS encoding NB-ARC domain-containing protein, with translation MTVTEALQLANELVFAQTGKHLDDLQEEVLKGLWQGQTYKKIAEESNRSESRVKDIGHKLLHILSEQLGEDVKKSNFRSTIERTKITSSPSSQIVEINHNFNFCSQSFHNNTKEVLLDKLSNTSTVFHDLTIAPKITYFCDRSTELNTLSQWLIDQNTRLISVLGLSGIGKTTLVKQFVDLNLQSFDIIIWKNIKLSPSLDHILTEILTSINPDSILADNKLTQILNLFRDQKCLIILDDVQELMIKGQFAGHYQSEYRDYQSFFTMITETEHKSSLILISQEKCQEMISLDQELYPVQCLELEGLQDIKILRNYGLLDQENWSKLIELYEGNPAYLKDIVDLIKKIFGGKLSDFLTENSLIITESIKFRLNQIFERLSLIEQEILIELSQDNHPVSREHLRERLSLSSIDLINGLDSLNRRYLIKIIQSDHILFSVSPVIREYIKVCCHQQN, from the coding sequence ATGACTGTTACAGAGGCTTTACAATTAGCAAATGAGTTAGTCTTTGCTCAAACCGGAAAACATTTAGATGATTTGCAAGAAGAAGTGCTCAAGGGGTTGTGGCAAGGTCAAACTTATAAGAAAATTGCAGAGGAATCTAATCGGAGTGAGAGTCGGGTTAAAGATATTGGTCATAAATTATTACATATTTTATCAGAACAGCTAGGGGAAGATGTTAAAAAATCTAATTTTCGCTCTACTATAGAAAGAACCAAGATAACATCTTCACCCTCGTCACAAATTGTAGAAATTAATCATAATTTTAATTTTTGTTCGCAGAGTTTTCATAATAATACGAAAGAAGTTCTATTAGACAAGCTTTCTAATACTTCCACAGTATTTCACGATTTAACAATAGCTCCTAAAATCACCTATTTTTGCGATCGCAGCACCGAACTGAACACCCTATCCCAGTGGTTAATTGATCAAAATACTCGTCTAATCTCAGTTTTAGGATTAAGCGGTATTGGTAAAACCACTCTAGTTAAACAATTTGTTGACCTGAACTTACAATCCTTTGATATTATTATCTGGAAAAATATTAAACTCTCCCCATCTTTAGATCATATTCTAACTGAAATTTTAACCTCTATTAATCCTGATTCTATTTTAGCTGATAATAAATTAACTCAAATTTTAAATCTTTTTCGGGATCAAAAATGTTTAATTATTCTGGATGACGTACAGGAATTAATGATTAAAGGACAATTCGCTGGACACTATCAAAGTGAATATCGAGATTATCAATCCTTTTTTACAATGATCACTGAAACTGAACACAAAAGCAGTTTAATTTTAATCAGTCAGGAAAAATGCCAAGAAATGATATCTTTAGATCAGGAATTATATCCCGTTCAGTGTTTAGAGTTGGAAGGGTTACAGGATATTAAAATTCTCAGAAACTATGGTTTACTCGATCAGGAGAATTGGTCAAAGCTGATTGAATTGTATGAAGGTAATCCGGCTTATTTAAAAGATATTGTAGATTTAATTAAAAAAATATTTGGCGGTAAACTCTCTGACTTTTTAACAGAAAATAGTTTAATCATAACAGAAAGTATTAAATTTCGTTTAAATCAAATCTTTGAGCGGTTATCTTTAATTGAACAAGAGATTCTCATAGAACTTAGTCAGGATAATCACCCGGTATCCAGAGAACATTTAAGAGAACGTTTATCGTTATCATCAATAGATTTGATTAATGGGTTAGACTCTTTAAACAGACGGTATTTAATCAAAATTATTCAATCTGACCATATTTTATTTAGCGTATCTCCTGTTATCCGAGAATATATTAAAGTTTGCTGTCATCAACAAAACTAA
- a CDS encoding anti-sigma regulatory factor — protein sequence MKTELQVPSDIRFLTIVENWLLSSLEVELGEHVDWPRQSNRFRLVLAEAYSNVIRHAHRNKPDLPVMVRLEFKDRDISLEIWDHGTGYEVDNYNPPKPEDKQESGYGWLIMNRLMDRVDYCLQIDGRNCLKLEASLPEKVTKS from the coding sequence ATGAAAACTGAGCTTCAAGTGCCAAGCGATATTAGGTTTTTAACAATTGTTGAAAACTGGTTATTGAGCAGTTTGGAAGTGGAGCTAGGAGAGCACGTAGATTGGCCCCGTCAATCCAATCGGTTTCGCCTCGTCCTCGCAGAAGCTTACTCCAACGTCATCCGTCATGCTCACCGCAATAAACCCGATCTTCCTGTGATGGTTCGTTTAGAATTTAAAGATCGAGATATTTCTTTAGAAATTTGGGATCACGGTACAGGCTATGAAGTGGATAATTATAATCCTCCTAAACCTGAAGATAAACAAGAAAGTGGTTATGGTTGGTTAATTATGAATCGATTAATGGATCGAGTGGATTATTGTTTACAAATTGATGGCCGTAATTGTTTAAAATTAGAAGCCAGTTTACCCGAAAAAGTAACAAAATCTTAA